In Pseudomonas sp. GCEP-101, one DNA window encodes the following:
- a CDS encoding SOS response-associated peptidase: protein MCGRYVSPEEAAIERYWHIGARTPPRWLEPCFNVAPSMTVPILRYDECGQLELLPARWGLIPTWWKEPTPPRFSFNARSEEAAGKPLWRQALRSTRCLMPALGWYEWNEQETVRNLAGRQVHPPYFIHSPTDPIIAIACLWSLWMNPNGDPLLTCALLTKVAAPSIEHIHSRMPVVLASENFEEWLSGATRGEALGDLIHHAREDFAGYRVSLRVNDARNDSPELIDAAE from the coding sequence ATGTGCGGACGCTACGTCAGCCCCGAAGAGGCAGCCATCGAACGCTACTGGCACATCGGCGCGCGCACCCCGCCACGCTGGCTGGAGCCCTGCTTCAACGTCGCGCCGAGCATGACCGTGCCCATCCTGCGCTACGACGAATGCGGCCAACTCGAACTACTGCCCGCCCGCTGGGGCCTGATCCCCACCTGGTGGAAGGAGCCCACCCCGCCACGCTTCTCCTTCAACGCCCGCAGCGAAGAGGCTGCCGGCAAACCCCTCTGGCGCCAGGCCCTGCGCAGCACTCGCTGCCTCATGCCAGCGCTGGGCTGGTACGAATGGAACGAGCAGGAAACCGTACGCAACCTCGCCGGCCGCCAGGTCCACCCGCCGTACTTCATCCACAGCCCCACCGACCCTATCATCGCCATCGCCTGCCTCTGGTCCCTGTGGATGAACCCCAACGGCGACCCCCTCCTCACCTGCGCCCTGCTGACCAAGGTCGCTGCGCCCAGCATCGAGCACATCCACTCCCGCATGCCCGTGGTGCTGGCGTCGGAGAACTTCGAGGAGTGGCTATCCGGCGCCACCCGCGGCGAAGCGCTGGGCGACCTGATTCATCACGCGCGGGAAGACTTTGCCGGGTACCGGGTGTCGTTGCGGGTGAATGACGCGAGGAATGATTCACCCGAGTTGATCGACGCAGCTGAGTAA
- a CDS encoding isocitrate/isopropylmalate dehydrogenase family protein: MSRRLCVIPGDGIGREVVPVAVEVLQRLLPDLQVEEADAGWDCFQRLGTSVPQSTYDRLRACGAGLFGAVSSPSHKVEGYRSAILSLRQTLALNLNLRPVRSRPVVSPRAGVDLLVLRENSEGLYSGREHWEADGVAIAERVISRAACERLAAGAAELARLRRARRITLVHKANVLPLTCGLFRDTCRDLLTEDGWSDVLDERLVDVAALQLVERPEAFDLIVTTNLFGDILSDLASHWGGGLGLAPSLNLGNGIALAEPVHGSAPDIAGTGRANPLAAILSAGMLLRHHWQLPELAQRIDGAVDAFLQEEGRVDFGSETTRVIGRSVVERLD, translated from the coding sequence TTGAGCCGGCGCCTGTGCGTCATCCCCGGTGACGGCATCGGCCGCGAGGTCGTGCCGGTTGCCGTGGAGGTGCTGCAACGTCTGCTCCCCGACCTGCAGGTGGAAGAAGCCGACGCCGGCTGGGACTGCTTCCAGCGCCTCGGCACCTCCGTTCCCCAATCCACCTACGACCGCCTGCGCGCCTGCGGTGCCGGCCTGTTCGGCGCTGTTTCATCGCCCAGTCACAAGGTCGAAGGCTACCGCAGCGCCATCCTCAGCCTGCGCCAGACGCTGGCGCTGAACCTCAACCTGCGCCCCGTCCGCTCGCGCCCGGTGGTTTCGCCGCGCGCCGGGGTCGACCTGCTGGTCCTGAGGGAAAACAGCGAAGGCCTCTACAGTGGCCGCGAACACTGGGAAGCCGACGGCGTCGCCATCGCCGAACGGGTGATCAGCCGCGCCGCCTGTGAGCGCCTCGCCGCTGGCGCCGCCGAACTCGCCCGCCTGCGCCGCGCCCGGCGCATCACGCTGGTGCACAAGGCCAACGTCCTGCCGCTCACCTGCGGCCTGTTCCGCGACACCTGCCGCGATCTGCTCACCGAGGACGGCTGGAGCGACGTGCTCGACGAACGCCTGGTGGACGTCGCTGCCCTGCAACTGGTCGAGCGCCCGGAAGCCTTCGACCTCATCGTCACCACCAACCTCTTCGGCGACATCCTCTCCGACCTTGCCAGCCACTGGGGCGGCGGCCTGGGCCTGGCGCCCTCGCTCAACCTCGGCAACGGCATCGCCCTGGCCGAACCCGTCCACGGCAGCGCCCCTGACATCGCCGGCACCGGCCGCGCCAACCCACTCGCCGCCATCCTCAGCGCCGGCATGCTGCTGCGGCATCACTGGCAATTGCCTGAGCTGGCGCAGCGGATCGATGGGGCGGTGGATGCCTTCTTGCAGGAGGAGGGCAGGGTGGACTTCGGGAGCGAGACCACGCGGGTGATCGGGCGGAGTGTGGTGGAGCGGTTGGACTGA
- the can gene encoding carbonate dehydratase encodes MSELQELFDNNARWAEAIKQEDPDFFAKLARQQTPEYLWIGCSDARVPSNQIVGLLPGELFVHRNVANVVLHTDLNCLSVIQFAVDVLKVKHILVTGHYGCGGVRAALHHTQLGLIDGWLRTIRDLAYEYRDHLGQFEKEEERVDRLCELNVIQQVANVSHTSIVQNAWHRGQKLSVHGCIYGIKDGIWKDLNVTVSGLDQLPPQYRLRPLGQP; translated from the coding sequence ATGAGCGAGCTGCAGGAACTGTTCGACAACAACGCCCGCTGGGCCGAAGCGATCAAGCAGGAAGACCCCGACTTCTTCGCCAAACTGGCCCGCCAGCAAACGCCCGAATACCTGTGGATCGGCTGCTCCGATGCGCGCGTGCCGTCCAACCAGATCGTCGGCCTGCTGCCCGGCGAGCTGTTCGTCCACCGCAACGTCGCCAACGTCGTGCTGCACACCGACCTCAACTGCCTGTCGGTCATCCAGTTCGCCGTCGACGTGCTCAAAGTCAAGCACATCCTCGTCACCGGCCACTACGGCTGCGGCGGCGTGCGCGCCGCGCTGCACCACACCCAGCTCGGCCTGATCGACGGCTGGCTGCGCACCATCCGCGACCTCGCCTACGAATACCGCGACCACCTCGGCCAGTTCGAGAAGGAAGAGGAGCGCGTCGACCGCCTCTGCGAGCTCAACGTCATCCAGCAGGTCGCCAACGTCAGCCACACCAGCATCGTCCAGAACGCCTGGCACCGCGGGCAGAAGCTCTCCGTGCATGGCTGCATCTACGGCATCAAGGACGGCATCTGGAAGGACCTCAACGTCACCGTCAGCGGCCTCGACCAACTGCCGCCGCAATACCGCCTGCGCCCGCTCGGCCAGCCTTGA
- a CDS encoding C69 family dipeptidase, giving the protein MCDTLVLRSGGATWFAKNSDREPAEAQRLIRLEPVHGDSAATVRTSYLEIPQTANRHGVILSQPAWLWGAEMGVNDKGVAIGNEAVFTRLTERDGEALLGMDLLRLGLERGGSAREALAVITELLERHGQGGPAGYRNKRLRYDNSYLIADRDEAWVLETAGRLWAAKKVERWAISNALSLGHDYDLASPNLETQARRFGCWNGRGDFHFARAFDGRVLPWIAGAHQRRQLNEDFLAHCPAQVDWLALVVALRSHGHRGHRFHLHDNRQICLHAGSFWRPSQTTASLIARLDGDAPRLAATGTSAPCLSIFQPLGFEERAGEGLLSRESDAVEDSLWWRFETVHQRALVDPGFADALRAGHGWLETELLSALDRRTLDWPRLAAEGQAWHDAWHQLALQQAPRPSRWWRLNAVR; this is encoded by the coding sequence ATGTGCGACACCTTGGTATTGCGTAGCGGCGGGGCCACCTGGTTCGCCAAGAACAGCGACCGCGAGCCCGCCGAAGCGCAACGCCTGATCCGCCTGGAGCCCGTGCACGGCGACAGCGCGGCCACGGTGCGCACCAGCTACCTGGAGATCCCCCAGACCGCCAATCGCCACGGCGTCATCCTCAGCCAGCCGGCCTGGCTGTGGGGCGCGGAAATGGGCGTCAACGACAAGGGCGTGGCCATCGGCAACGAAGCCGTGTTCACCAGACTGACCGAGCGCGACGGCGAAGCCCTGCTGGGCATGGACCTGCTGCGCCTGGGCCTGGAGCGCGGCGGCAGCGCCCGCGAAGCCCTGGCGGTGATCACCGAACTGCTGGAACGCCATGGCCAGGGCGGCCCGGCCGGCTACCGCAATAAACGCCTGCGCTACGACAACAGCTACCTGATCGCCGACCGCGACGAAGCCTGGGTGCTGGAGACCGCCGGGCGCCTGTGGGCGGCGAAGAAGGTCGAACGCTGGGCCATCTCCAACGCCCTGAGCCTTGGCCACGACTACGACCTCGCCAGCCCCAACCTGGAAACCCAGGCGCGCCGCTTCGGCTGCTGGAACGGCCGCGGCGACTTCCACTTCGCCCGCGCGTTCGATGGCCGCGTGCTGCCGTGGATCGCCGGTGCGCACCAGCGCCGCCAGCTCAACGAAGACTTTCTCGCCCACTGCCCGGCCCAGGTCGACTGGCTGGCGCTGGTGGTCGCACTGCGCAGCCATGGCCACCGCGGGCACCGCTTCCACTTGCACGACAACCGGCAGATCTGCCTGCACGCCGGCAGCTTCTGGCGCCCTTCGCAGACCACCGCCAGCCTCATCGCCCGGCTCGACGGCGACGCCCCGCGCCTGGCCGCCACCGGCACCTCCGCGCCGTGCCTGTCGATCTTCCAGCCGCTGGGCTTCGAGGAGCGCGCCGGCGAAGGGCTGCTCAGCCGCGAAAGCGACGCTGTGGAAGATTCCCTGTGGTGGCGCTTCGAGACGGTGCACCAGCGCGCCCTGGTCGACCCCGGTTTCGCCGATGCGCTGCGCGCCGGTCACGGCTGGCTGGAAACCGAGTTGCTCAGCGCCCTGGATCGGCGCACGCTGGATTGGCCGCGTCTGGCCGCCGAAGGCCAGGCCTGGCACGACGCCTGGCACCAGCTGGCGCTGCAGCAGGCGCCGCGTCCGTCGCGCTGGTGGCGGCTGAACGCTGTGCGCTGA
- a CDS encoding flavin monoamine oxidase family protein gives MNRSDVIVVGAGISGLTAAWRLAQAGQRVKVIEANKRVGGRTLNHRFASGEVVEVGGQWVGPTQERILSLLAELGLSTYPQWNQGDNLTLFGGRLRPYRGTIPKFPPHVLLDVLQAHVRLDRMAREIPLGDPSLHPKAPQWDSLTFAEWLRRNVRTATGRKVFELMCGAVFAASPHDLSFLHVLFYIHGGTNLDTVLGVDGGAQQDRILGGSQRISEVLAERIGEVHTGEPVRAVRQDGSRVELVTDRGTHRASHVIFAIPPTQLLRITQEPLLPSWRDQLLQRLPQGAVIKCMALYDTPFWRDKGLSGQASSEAGPVRLTFDNSVPGSARGVLLGFIEGDEARQWNARPAGDRRGQVLECFARYFGEQALQPVDYVDKSWAEEPFARGCYAALFPPGLWSSGAARLREPYGRLHFAGTETATRWMGYFDGAVEAGERAAREVLGAREDHGEEDYVRHLGIA, from the coding sequence ATGAATCGCAGCGATGTGATCGTGGTGGGCGCCGGTATTTCGGGGCTGACCGCGGCCTGGCGTCTGGCGCAAGCCGGGCAACGGGTGAAAGTGATCGAGGCCAACAAGCGCGTCGGTGGGCGTACCCTCAACCATCGCTTTGCCAGCGGTGAAGTGGTCGAGGTGGGCGGCCAGTGGGTCGGCCCGACCCAGGAGCGCATTCTTTCCCTGCTGGCGGAACTGGGTCTGTCGACCTATCCGCAATGGAACCAGGGCGACAATCTCACCCTGTTCGGAGGCCGGCTCAGGCCCTATCGCGGCACTATTCCGAAGTTTCCTCCGCACGTCCTGCTCGATGTCCTTCAGGCGCACGTCCGCCTGGACCGCATGGCGCGGGAAATCCCCCTGGGCGACCCCAGCCTGCACCCCAAGGCACCGCAGTGGGACAGCCTCACCTTCGCCGAATGGCTGCGGCGTAACGTGCGCACCGCCACCGGGCGCAAGGTCTTCGAGCTGATGTGCGGCGCCGTGTTCGCTGCCAGCCCCCATGACCTCTCGTTCCTCCACGTCCTCTTCTACATCCATGGCGGCACCAACCTCGACACCGTGCTCGGCGTCGACGGTGGCGCCCAGCAGGACCGCATCCTCGGTGGCTCGCAGCGGATCAGCGAAGTGCTGGCCGAACGCATCGGCGAAGTCCACACCGGCGAACCGGTGCGCGCCGTGCGCCAGGACGGCAGCCGCGTCGAACTGGTGACCGACCGCGGCACGCATCGGGCCAGCCACGTCATCTTCGCCATCCCGCCCACCCAGCTGCTGCGCATCACCCAGGAACCGCTGCTGCCCAGCTGGCGCGACCAGCTTCTGCAACGCCTGCCGCAAGGCGCGGTGATCAAGTGCATGGCGCTCTACGACACCCCCTTCTGGCGCGACAAGGGCCTGTCCGGCCAGGCCTCCAGCGAGGCCGGCCCGGTGCGCCTGACTTTCGACAACAGCGTCCCCGGTTCCGCGCGCGGCGTGCTGCTGGGCTTCATCGAAGGCGACGAAGCGCGGCAGTGGAACGCCCGGCCCGCCGGCGACCGCCGTGGCCAGGTGCTGGAGTGCTTCGCCCGTTACTTCGGTGAACAGGCGCTGCAGCCGGTGGACTACGTGGACAAATCCTGGGCCGAGGAGCCATTCGCCCGGGGCTGCTATGCCGCGCTGTTCCCGCCGGGACTGTGGAGCAGCGGCGCGGCGCGCCTGCGCGAACCCTACGGGCGCTTGCACTTCGCCGGCACCGAGACGGCGACGCGCTGGATGGGCTATTTCGACGGGGCCGTTGAGGCCGGGGAGCGCGCCGCGCGGGAAGTGCTCGGCGCGCGGGAAGATCACGGGGAGGAAGATTATGTGCGACACCTTGGTATTGCGTAG
- the rimI gene encoding ribosomal protein S18-alanine N-acetyltransferase, translating into MSDAVSFRLMTEADLDAVLKIEYAAFSHPWTRGTFADGLKSYECWVMFEGTQQVGHGVIQLILDEAHLLNITVKPESQGRGLGLALLEHLMKRARERGGVECFLEVRASNGPAYRLYERYGFNEIGRRRDYYPAVGGREDALVMACTLVD; encoded by the coding sequence ATGAGCGACGCTGTTTCCTTCCGCCTGATGACCGAGGCGGACCTCGATGCCGTACTCAAGATCGAATACGCCGCCTTCAGCCACCCCTGGACGCGCGGCACCTTCGCCGACGGCCTGAAGAGCTACGAATGCTGGGTGATGTTCGAAGGCACCCAGCAGGTCGGCCACGGCGTCATCCAACTGATCCTCGATGAAGCGCACCTGCTCAACATCACCGTCAAGCCGGAAAGCCAGGGCCGCGGCCTGGGCCTGGCGCTGCTGGAACACCTGATGAAGCGCGCCCGTGAAAGGGGCGGAGTGGAATGCTTCCTCGAGGTCCGCGCCTCCAACGGCCCTGCCTATCGCCTCTACGAGCGCTACGGCTTCAACGAAATCGGCCGCCGCCGCGACTACTACCCGGCCGTCGGTGGCCGTGAAGACGCGCTGGTGATGGCCTGCACGCTGGTGGATTGA
- a CDS encoding energy transducer TonB, with product MIEEARRRAYLGAMQVASWLPRVVLPFAAPSRPELLETSAPVVAEPAAPAPAAVAVAVAREAAVPVSAPAPMPAGEPGSIAARLLPKVAAPTKPVAAVKAEAPNDAEAEPVVRTPVAPPPRFALQLLRAGECTLLVELPTGEPLASRDPAYLLLKDLLRAAGLPDSPQLLGEPVRWPLFSRGNMDQGPQAAREFVQGFVAARLEEGTPCACLWLVGMPAVRFAGEGDEESLLRELQVEGLGVAWALPGLERLAEEPTLKADLWRAMRRVRQRWMSQTPA from the coding sequence TTGATCGAAGAAGCCCGTCGCCGCGCCTACCTTGGCGCCATGCAGGTCGCCAGTTGGCTGCCGCGCGTGGTGCTGCCGTTCGCCGCCCCGTCGCGCCCGGAACTGCTGGAGACGTCCGCGCCGGTCGTCGCCGAGCCGGCGGCCCCTGCGCCGGCGGCTGTGGCCGTGGCCGTGGCACGCGAGGCTGCCGTGCCGGTCAGCGCCCCTGCGCCGATGCCCGCCGGCGAACCCGGCTCGATCGCCGCGCGCCTTCTGCCCAAGGTGGCGGCGCCGACCAAGCCGGTCGCTGCGGTCAAGGCCGAAGCGCCGAACGACGCGGAAGCCGAGCCGGTCGTCCGCACGCCGGTCGCCCCGCCGCCGCGCTTCGCCCTGCAATTGCTGCGCGCCGGCGAATGCACCCTGCTGGTCGAACTGCCCACCGGCGAGCCGCTGGCCAGCCGCGACCCGGCCTACCTGCTGCTCAAGGACCTGCTGCGCGCCGCCGGCCTGCCGGACAGCCCGCAACTGCTCGGCGAGCCGGTGCGCTGGCCGCTGTTCTCCCGCGGCAACATGGACCAGGGCCCGCAAGCCGCCCGCGAATTCGTCCAGGGCTTCGTCGCCGCGCGGCTGGAGGAGGGCACCCCGTGCGCCTGCCTGTGGCTGGTCGGCATGCCTGCCGTGCGCTTCGCCGGCGAAGGCGATGAAGAATCCCTGCTGCGCGAGCTGCAGGTCGAGGGCCTGGGCGTCGCCTGGGCACTGCCGGGCCTGGAACGCCTCGCCGAAGAACCCACCTTGAAAGCCGACCTCTGGCGCGCCATGCGCCGCGTGCGGCAACGCTGGATGAGTCAGACCCCTGCATGA
- a CDS encoding DUF6160 family protein, producing MNTARFSSRLLAPLVLLAAATAHGEMRGLDDSEMADVSGQDGVSLSVNFNLAANTADTRCSGGCGARLAIQPLNSTGYIVLDNIKGSFSFDGMSIDMVTINNGFNGDGALFNRQAMKIGLTNASASNLQFTLGGSNQGKVSGGGLQQTNLLTYQATGAVKLTGNVYVFGTP from the coding sequence GTGAATACCGCACGTTTTTCGAGCCGACTCCTGGCCCCCCTGGTGCTGCTGGCCGCCGCCACCGCCCACGGCGAGATGCGCGGCCTGGACGACAGTGAGATGGCCGACGTCAGCGGGCAGGACGGCGTCAGCCTGAGCGTCAACTTCAACCTCGCCGCCAACACCGCCGACACCCGCTGCAGCGGCGGTTGCGGTGCGCGCCTGGCGATCCAGCCGCTCAACAGCACCGGCTACATCGTGCTGGACAACATCAAGGGCAGCTTCAGCTTCGACGGCATGTCCATCGACATGGTGACCATCAACAACGGCTTCAACGGCGACGGTGCACTGTTCAACCGGCAGGCCATGAAGATCGGCCTGACCAACGCCAGCGCCAGCAACCTGCAGTTCACCCTGGGCGGCTCCAACCAGGGCAAGGTCTCCGGCGGCGGTCTGCAACAGACCAACCTGCTCACCTACCAGGCCACCGGCGCGGTCAAGCTCACCGGCAACGTCTACGTCTTCGGCACGCCGTAA